The proteins below come from a single Corylus avellana chromosome ca3, CavTom2PMs-1.0 genomic window:
- the LOC132175202 gene encoding large ribosomal subunit protein uL15x-like, whose protein sequence is MTTRFKKNRKKRGHVSAGHGRIGKHRKHPGGRGNAGGMHHHRILFDKYHPGYFGKVGMRYFHRLRNKFHCPIVNVDKLWSLVPQEVKDKASKDNVPLLDVTQFGYFKVLGKGILPENQPFVVKAKLVSKTAEKKIKEAGGAVVLTA, encoded by the coding sequence ATGACGACCCGCTTCAAGAAGAACCGCAAGAAGCGAGGCCACGTTAGTGCTGGCCACGGCCGAATCGGAAAGCACCGTAAGCACCCGGGGGGTCGAGGTAACGCCGGAGGGATGCACCACCACCGAATCCTCTTCGACAAGTACCACCCTGGCTACTTCGGCAAGGTCGGTATGAGGTACTTTCACAGGCTGCGCAACAAGTTTCACTGCCCAATCGTCAACGTCGACAAGCTGTGGTCGCTCGTTCCCCAGGAGGTGAAGGACAAGGCCTCCAAGGACAACGTGCCGTTGCTCGACGTGACCCAGTTCGGCTACTTCAAGGTACTGGGCAAGGGGATCCTGCCTGAGAACCAGCCCTTCGTGGTCAAGGCCAAGCTCGTGTCCAAGACCGCTGAGAAGAAGATCAAGGAGGCCGGCGGGGCAGTCGTTCTCACTGCTTAG